The window AGCGCCTATCCATCCCTGTTACGAACACCATATGTCATGTTACCACAGGCATATTGTTGGATTTAACGTCCGGTGCTCGTTTCTCAATCAGATTTTTGTCAGTTTTGTGATGTAGCCATTTCTCGCCGTAGTAGGACAATCTCTTCCGCTAGATCCCGGCATAGCATCGCGGTCATCAGATGATCCTGCGCATGCACCATGATCAGATTGACGGGCACCTTTCCTTCCCCTTCGTCCAGGCCGATCAGCCGTGTTTGAACACGGTGAGCCTCACGAGCCGCTTCGAGCGACGCGGCGAGCAGGTCGTCAGCCTGTTGCCATTCCCGTTGGCGCGCGGCCTGAATCGCCATCATGGCGTTTGAACGGGCTTCGCCCGCGTTGATCAGCAGCTCCATCACGGTTTGTTCCATATCGAATGCAGGGAGGTTCTCTGTGTCTTTCATCGTCAATTTCCTTCTCGCTGTCAGGGATCGATTCTACGTCCACTGACCATTTATGGTATGCCAAAAATCACATTTTCATCATATTGGAATTCCAATATCGTCTTGTGAGAATCGTGTCACAGAAAAATAATTCATTATGGTTGATTTTTGGTATGCCAAACGCGAAAGCGCGGTACCTGCATTTACCCTGCGCGTAACGGCCATCCCGCGTGTTACACGCGATATAACAATATGATGATGAAAGAGGTGGTGTTATGTCATTTAAGGACCAACTGATTGATTCATTGGGCTCCTTTGCCAATAAATTTAACAGTCTGCGTTACATTATGGCGATTAAGGCATCCTTTATTACGCTGATGCCCGTCATTATCGTCGGGGCGTTCTCCGTTCTGATTTCCAACATGGTGATGGATCCGAAAAATGGTCTGGCCAGTTTTTCCATGTTTTCTTTTCTGGCTGAACTTAAACCGATTATGAGCGGCATTAACTATGCCACGCTCAGCTTTCTGACTATCGGTGCCGTCTTCCTGATTGGTATCGAACTTGGGAAGATTAACGGTTCACGCGGGCTGTTTCCCGGCCTGCTGGCGGTGATCTGTTTTATTGCCGTGACGCCAACCACGATCGAAATGGCCGTAAACGGGCAGATGATGGTGGTGAAAGACGTGCTGGCGAAACAGTTCTCCGATACGAAGAGCCTGTTTCTGGGGATGTTTATCGCCATCCTGTCTGTCGAGATGTATACCAAGCTGCAAAATGTCGATCGGCTGCAGATTAAAATGCCGGACAGCGTGCCGCCCAACGTCGCGGCCTCTTTTTCCGCGCTGTTTCCTTCCATCATCACGGTTGTCGCTATCGCCACCTTTGGATTTGTGTTTCACCGCGTGACGGGCATGTATCTGTATGACGCCGTTTATAAAGTTGTACAGCAGCCGCTGGAATCCGTGGTGCAGAGCTTGCCCGGTTTACTGGTGCTGATGTTCGTCGCTCAGTTGTTCTGGGTGATCGGGATTCACGGCAACCAGATGATTAAGCCGATTCGTGAACCGCTGCTGCTGGGGGCGATTGCCGTCAACATGACTGCGTTCGAGCAGGGGCATGAGATACCGAACATTATCACCATGCCGTTCTGGGATGTGTACATGAGCATCGGCGGTTCCGGCCTGACCATTGGCCTGCTGCTGGCGGTGATGATTGCGTCTAAACGCAAAGAGATGAAAGAGATCGCCAAAATTTCTTTCGGCCCCAGCGTGTTCAATATTAATGAGCCGGTGATTTTTGGTATGCCGATTATGCTCAACCCGATTCTGGCTATTCCCTTCATTATCACACCGCTAGTGACGGGCACGATTGGTTATTTCGCCACCAGTATGGGGTTTGCGGGTAAAGCAGTGGTGATGGTGCCGTGGACAACGCCACCGATCATTAACGCCTGGCTGTCGACGGCGGGCTCGATGGGCGCGGTCGCCACACAGATCGTGTGCATCATGGTGGCAACACTGATCTATCTGCCGTTTGTCAAAGTCGCGTCCCGTCGTGCCGAGCTGGCGCAGTTGGAAGCGGAAAAACAGACCGCAGCGGAAAAAGCCTGAAAGGGGCGAGAAGAGAGGTAATGCATGAGTAAGGTTGCACTGACTATTCCACCTGATTTCATTCTGGGCGCGGCGGCGTCAGCATGGCAAACGGAAGGGTGGAGCGGCAAGAAGGCGGGGCAGGATTCCTATCTGGATCTCTGGTACAAGCAGGATCGTCAGGTTTGGCACAACGGCTACGGTCCGGCAAAAGCGACGGATTTCTTTAATCGCTATCGGGAAGACGTGGCGCTGATGAAGCTGGCCGGACTGACGCACTACCGTACGTCGATCAACTGGTCACGCTTTATGCTGGACTATGAGAAAGGCGTGGTGGATGAGGAATACGCGGCCTATATCGATAACCTGCTGGATGAGATGCACCGGCAGGGGATCGAACCGATGATCTGCCTTGAACATTATGAACTGCCCGCCTGTCTGCTGGAGAAGTATCAGGGCTGGTCATCTAAGCAGGTGGTGGAGTGGTTTGTGCTATATGCCGAGGCGGTTTTTGCCCGTTATGCCGGAAAAGTGAAGCGCTGGTTTACCTTCAATGAGCCGATTGTGGTGCAGACGCGCGTTTATCTGGACGCGCTACGCTACCCTTATGAGCAGAACACGCACACCTGGATGCAGTGGAATCACCATAAGAATCTGGCGACGGCAAAAGTGGTGCAGCGCTTTCGGCAGAAAGGCTATCACCGGGATGGCGGCTCGATCGGCGTGATCCTCAATCCCGAAGTGACGTATCCACGATCCCGTGCCGCGCACGATGTGAAAGCCGCGCACCTTTACGATCTGTTCTATAACCGGGTTTTTCTCGATCCGGCATTAAAAGGCGAATATCCGGCGGAGCTGGTGGCGCTGCTGGCACAGCATCAGGTGCAGTGGGATTACACGGAGGAAGAGCTGGCGATCATTCGGGATAACACGGTCGATGAAGTAGGAATCAACCTGTATTACCCGCATCGGGTCAAAGCGCCCAGTCGTGAGTGGAACAAGGAGACGCCGTTCCATCCGGCCTATTATTACGAGCATTTTGAGCTACCGGGGCGTCGTATGAACACCTCGCGCGGCTGGGAGATCAATCCCAAAATCATTTACGACATGGCGAAACGCATGGAGCGTGACTACGGCAACGCGCCGTGGTTTGTGGCGGAAAACGGCATCGGTATTGAGAACGAAGCGCGCTTTAAAGACGACGAGGGGGTGATTCAGGACGATTACCGCATCGCCTTTATTGCCGAACACCTTTACTGGACGCTGAAGGCGAAGGAAGAGGGGGCAAACTGCCGCGGTTACATGCTGTGGGCGTTTACCGACAACGTCTCGCCGATGAACGCGTTTAAAAACCGCTACGGATTGATCGAAATCGATCTGGAGCAGGATCGGCAGCGGCGGCCGAAAAAATCCGCTGCATGGTTTCGCCAGCTACACGACACGCGTCGGCTTGAATTGACGCTGGATGATGAAGAGAAATAGGTGCAGATAACCAAAATGAGGAACGGAATATGAAAAGAATCGTACTGGCTTGCTCGGCAGGCATGTCGACCTCACTGGTGGTCACCAAGATGGAGAAGGAAGCGGAAAATCGGGGGATGGAAGTGAAAATCTACGCGATCCCCGAACAAAATCTGCGGGATGAATTGCAGGAGTTCAGCAGCGATATTATTGCCGTTTTGCTGGGGCCGCAGGTGCGCTTCAAGCTTAACGAAAATAAAAAGCTGACGGACAGCTACCAGATTCCTATCGCGGTGATCGACCCTGTCGCCTACGGCACATTAAATGGCGCAAAAGTACTGGATCAGGCGCTGAGTTTGGTAGACTAATGCCCCACCGCGGCGTCAGTACGCGGCTGGATACATTCGGTGTGGGCCTGACGTCCGGCCCACACTCAGGGCGACAGTGCATGTAGGGTGAAAGCGTGGCGAAGGATGTGGTTCTGCAAGAGAAGAAGCAATATCAGGAAATCGGCTGTGATTTACGTCAGAAGATCCAGTCAGGGGATTACCCCGTTGGATCGCGCCTTCCTCCTGAACGAAATATTGCGGAAACCTATGGCGTTAGCCGGACGATAGTGCGCGAAGCGCTGCTGATGCTTGAGCTGGAAGGCACGGTCGATATTCGTCAGGGATCCGGGGTGTATGTCCTGCGCATTCCCGATGAAGACGACACGGCTGATGGCGCTAAAAACCATATCGGCGCGTTTGAAATGCTACAGGCACGTCAACTGCTGGAAAGCAACATTGCGGCGTTTGCGGCCCGTATGGCGACGCGGGCGGATATTGAAAACCTGCGCAAGACGCTGGAGCAAGAGCAGGCGGCGATTGCCGGAAAAGATTACCGTGGTGATTTCGATCGCCTGTTCCACCTGCAAATTGCCGGGGCGACACAAAACCAGATGCTGCTGGAAACGGTCAGCAATATCTGGGCGTGCCGCGACGATAACGCGCTCTGGCAGCAGCTTTATACCCACGTCGGGACGCAGGGCTATCGCCTGAAATGGCTGGCGGATCATCAGGCTATTCTGGCGGCGCTGCGGCGTCGCGATGTGTCCGGTTCTTATCAGGCCATGTGGCAGCACCTCGAAAATGTCAAAAATACGCTGATGGAAATCTCTGACGCCGATGCCCCGGAGTTTGACGGCTATTTATTTGATTCTGTGCCGATTTTTCAGGGGAAGCTGGTGTAATCATGGCGGACATTTCTGGGGTAAGCATTGTTTATCTGGCGGATTATCCTCAGCATCAGGAACAGGTGATTGACTGGATATGGCAGGCGTTCGGTAGCCAGAACAGCCGTGACTTCTTTGCCAGCGTGGTACGCAATAGCCTGAACCCTGCGGCGCTGCCGCTGACGTTTATCGCGCTGGAGGGTGAGCGCTTAGTCGGAACGGTAGGGCTCTGGCGCTGCGATTTAATCAGCAGACAGGATCTGACCCCCTGGCTGGCCTCGCTGTATGTGGAAGAAAGCCAGCGTGATAAAGGGTTGGGCATCGCGCTGCAACAGCACGTACTGGACTTCTGCCGCCGTCGGGGCTTTGACGATCTCTACCTGTACGCCACGTTTAGCGGCTATTACGAAAAACACGGCTGGCGTTACATCGGCGATGGCTTGGATTACCCGGATAAAGCCGTGCGGCTGTATCACCAGCCACTGTAGGCTGTCCCTTCGTCTTGGTCATGTTTCTATGCAAAAAATTCAGAGGCAGTTTCGTGCGCTATACTGCTGCCATGTCTATGGCAGGTTTTGCTGTTATCTGGCGTAAAAATTATGCATCGGTGGGTTTGGCCGCCGAGTGAGCGGCATGGACGCCGCGAAAGCCAGTGCCGCGTTGGGAACGCGTCACTGGCGGCTCGGTTAGCGGTCAAGAACACCGATGGAACCGCGTAGCGGCATAATTTAGCCGTAAGTCTGGGGTCACGGGGCGAGCGGCGTTTGAGCCGTCCCGTGTCGGGCGCGTGCTACGAAGTAGCATGACAATAACGGTATTATCGCGCACGAAACTGCCTCTAAGTTTGCATAGAAAAATGAAGCAGACCCGAGAAGTATCGAGGACATCAGAACGATGTCCAGTCACCTTCACCGGCTGTGGCCACGTTCTTACCCGGTGCCGCCAGCGCAGGTTGCAGGGCTAACGAGGGGGCTGCCGCTGGCGTACGGGCGATCTGATGGCTGGTGCCCAAGCGGAACTGGCTGACCGTCTCGGCCAGCTGTGCAGCCTGCTGTTGCAGAGACTGCGTGGCGGCTGAGGCTTCATTCACCAGCGACGCATTCTGCTGGGTCGTCACTTCCATCTGGTTAACCGCAACGTTCACCTGCTCAATCCCCATCGTCTGCTCATTGCTGGCAGAGCTAATTTCGCCAACCAAATCGCTGACCTTACGCACGCCGTTGACGATATCCTGTATTGACGCGCCTGCCTGTACCACCAGCCGGTTGCCCGCTTCCACGGTCTGAACGGAACGGTCGATCAGCTCTTTGATCTCTTTAGCGGCAGAGGCGCTACGTTGTGCCAGACTACGTACTTCACTGGCGACCACGGCGAAACCGCGACCCTGTTCTCCCGCCCGCGCAGCTTCTACGGCGGCATTCAGCGCCAGAATGTTGGTCTGGAACGCGATGCTGTCTATAACGCCGATGATATCGACGATCTTCTTCGATGAGGAATCGATCGCGCCCATCGTTTCCACCACTTCCGTCACCAGTTGTCCACCTGACTGCGCTTGCTGTGTAGTCGATTGTGCCAGTTGGTTGGCCTGACGGGCATTATCGGCGTTCTGTCTGACCGTCGAACTTAACTGCTCAATAGAGGCGGCGGTTTCCTGTAGCGCACTGGCCTGCTCTTCCGTACGGCTGGATAGGTCGATGTTGCCTGCGGCAAGTTGTGAAGATGCGCCGGCAATCGATTCGGAACCCTGACGAACTTCACCAACAATAGTGCGCAGACGCACCGTCATGTCTTGCAGGGCATGCAGCAGTTGGGCGGCTTCATCGCGTCCTTCCGGCTGCACGTTATGCGTCAGATCGCCTGCTGCGACGGCCTGTGTCGCACGTACTGCCCGCGCGAGCGGTTGCACGATACTGCGTGTGAGCACCCAGGCGATTAGGACACCGATGATGGCACTTAGCGTGCCCGTGACGGCGAGGATGAGATCGCCACGGCTGGCGCCAGTGTTGATGTCTTGCCCCATCTGGTCGATGCTGGCGCGCTGATGGTCGCGCAGCGCTTCCACGCTGGCCAGATAGCCGTTGGAAGCCGGAACGAACTCGTTGTCGAAGAGCGATCTGGCGCGATCGAAGTTACCCGCGCCTTTTTCCGCGATAATCGCGTCGCGCTTTTTGATGTAGGACTGGCGGTATTCGCCGACTTTGTCGAATAACGCTTTTTCTTCGGGGGTGGAAATCAGGCTGGCAAATTGTTCCTGTCGTTTACCGCTTTCTTTACTGGCGCGGGTGTTTTCCGCCGCAAACAGCTCAACCAGCGAATCGTCATTGCTGCGGGCAACCGCCATACTGCGCTGGACGCCAGCGACGAGCGTAGCATGCCAGTCCGATGCCAGCCGTTCCTTGCGCAGCGGTTCT is drawn from Pectobacterium aroidearum and contains these coding sequences:
- a CDS encoding PTS sugar transporter subunit IIB, with product MKRIVLACSAGMSTSLVVTKMEKEAENRGMEVKIYAIPEQNLRDELQEFSSDIIAVLLGPQVRFKLNENKKLTDSYQIPIAVIDPVAYGTLNGAKVLDQALSLVD
- a CDS encoding FCD domain-containing protein; translated protein: MAKDVVLQEKKQYQEIGCDLRQKIQSGDYPVGSRLPPERNIAETYGVSRTIVREALLMLELEGTVDIRQGSGVYVLRIPDEDDTADGAKNHIGAFEMLQARQLLESNIAAFAARMATRADIENLRKTLEQEQAAIAGKDYRGDFDRLFHLQIAGATQNQMLLETVSNIWACRDDNALWQQLYTHVGTQGYRLKWLADHQAILAALRRRDVSGSYQAMWQHLENVKNTLMEISDADAPEFDGYLFDSVPIFQGKLV
- a CDS encoding GNAT family N-acetyltransferase gives rise to the protein MADISGVSIVYLADYPQHQEQVIDWIWQAFGSQNSRDFFASVVRNSLNPAALPLTFIALEGERLVGTVGLWRCDLISRQDLTPWLASLYVEESQRDKGLGIALQQHVLDFCRRRGFDDLYLYATFSGYYEKHGWRYIGDGLDYPDKAVRLYHQPL
- a CDS encoding PTS lactose/cellobiose transporter subunit IIA; this encodes MKDTENLPAFDMEQTVMELLINAGEARSNAMMAIQAARQREWQQADDLLAASLEAAREAHRVQTRLIGLDEGEGKVPVNLIMVHAQDHLMTAMLCRDLAEEIVLLRREMATSQN
- a CDS encoding PTS sugar transporter subunit IIC, whose amino-acid sequence is MSFKDQLIDSLGSFANKFNSLRYIMAIKASFITLMPVIIVGAFSVLISNMVMDPKNGLASFSMFSFLAELKPIMSGINYATLSFLTIGAVFLIGIELGKINGSRGLFPGLLAVICFIAVTPTTIEMAVNGQMMVVKDVLAKQFSDTKSLFLGMFIAILSVEMYTKLQNVDRLQIKMPDSVPPNVAASFSALFPSIITVVAIATFGFVFHRVTGMYLYDAVYKVVQQPLESVVQSLPGLLVLMFVAQLFWVIGIHGNQMIKPIREPLLLGAIAVNMTAFEQGHEIPNIITMPFWDVYMSIGGSGLTIGLLLAVMIASKRKEMKEIAKISFGPSVFNINEPVIFGMPIMLNPILAIPFIITPLVTGTIGYFATSMGFAGKAVVMVPWTTPPIINAWLSTAGSMGAVATQIVCIMVATLIYLPFVKVASRRAELAQLEAEKQTAAEKA
- a CDS encoding methyl-accepting chemotaxis protein, which encodes MKNYKIGTRLAGGFGLLIALSLAMLTSGIYQLNQVSSSTKQMMQEPLRKERLASDWHATLVAGVQRSMAVARSNDDSLVELFAAENTRASKESGKRQEQFASLISTPEEKALFDKVGEYRQSYIKKRDAIIAEKGAGNFDRARSLFDNEFVPASNGYLASVEALRDHQRASIDQMGQDINTGASRGDLILAVTGTLSAIIGVLIAWVLTRSIVQPLARAVRATQAVAAGDLTHNVQPEGRDEAAQLLHALQDMTVRLRTIVGEVRQGSESIAGASSQLAAGNIDLSSRTEEQASALQETAASIEQLSSTVRQNADNARQANQLAQSTTQQAQSGGQLVTEVVETMGAIDSSSKKIVDIIGVIDSIAFQTNILALNAAVEAARAGEQGRGFAVVASEVRSLAQRSASAAKEIKELIDRSVQTVEAGNRLVVQAGASIQDIVNGVRKVSDLVGEISSASNEQTMGIEQVNVAVNQMEVTTQQNASLVNEASAATQSLQQQAAQLAETVSQFRLGTSHQIARTPAAAPSLALQPALAAPGKNVATAGEGDWTSF
- a CDS encoding glycoside hydrolase family 1 protein, which codes for MSKVALTIPPDFILGAAASAWQTEGWSGKKAGQDSYLDLWYKQDRQVWHNGYGPAKATDFFNRYREDVALMKLAGLTHYRTSINWSRFMLDYEKGVVDEEYAAYIDNLLDEMHRQGIEPMICLEHYELPACLLEKYQGWSSKQVVEWFVLYAEAVFARYAGKVKRWFTFNEPIVVQTRVYLDALRYPYEQNTHTWMQWNHHKNLATAKVVQRFRQKGYHRDGGSIGVILNPEVTYPRSRAAHDVKAAHLYDLFYNRVFLDPALKGEYPAELVALLAQHQVQWDYTEEELAIIRDNTVDEVGINLYYPHRVKAPSREWNKETPFHPAYYYEHFELPGRRMNTSRGWEINPKIIYDMAKRMERDYGNAPWFVAENGIGIENEARFKDDEGVIQDDYRIAFIAEHLYWTLKAKEEGANCRGYMLWAFTDNVSPMNAFKNRYGLIEIDLEQDRQRRPKKSAAWFRQLHDTRRLELTLDDEEK